CCCGGACCGCAAGCGCGGCTTCCTTGGCAGCTGGTTGGACTTCGGCTCGATCGCCGGCTTCGTCCTTGGCGCCGGGGTGGTTGTGCTGATCTCGACGGTGCTTGGCGAGGAACAGTTCCTCGAATGGGGCTGGCGCCTGCCGTTCTTCCTGGCCCTGCCGCTGGGCCTGATCGGCCTGTACCTGCGCCACGCCCTGGAAGAAACCCCGGCGTTCCAGCAACACGTCGACAAGCTCGAACAAGGGGACCGCGAAGGCCTGGCCAGCGGCCCGAAGGTGTCGTTCAAGGAAGTCGCCACCCAGCACTGGCGCAGCCTCTTGACCTGCATCGGCGTGGTGATCGCCACCAACGTCACCTACTACATGCTGCTCACCTACATGCCCAGCTACCTCTCGCACAACCTGCACTACAGCGAGGACCACGGCGTGCTGATCATCATCGCGATCATGGTCGGGATGCTGTTCGTGCAGCCGATCATCGGCCTGCTCAGCGACAAGTGGGGACGCAAGCCGTTCATCATCATTGGCAGCGCTGGCCTGTTCCTGCTGGCGATCCCGGCGTTCATGCTGATCACCAGCGGCAAGCTGGCGGTGATCTTCGCAGGGCTGTTGATCCTCGCCGTGCTGCTGAACTTCTTCATCGGCGTGATGGCCTCGACCCTGCCGGCGATGTTCCCCACCCATATCCGCTACAGCGCCCTGGCCAGTGCCTTCAACATCTCGGTGCTGATCGCCGGCCTGACCCCGACCCTGGCCGCCTGGCTGGTGGAGACCACCGACAACCTGTACATGCCGGCCTACTACCTGATGGTCATTGCCGTGGTCGGCCTGCTCACCGGCCTGACCATGAAGGAGACCGCCAACCGCCCGCTGCGCGGCGCCGCCCCGGCCGCCTCGGATATCGAGGAAGCCCGCGAGTTGCTGCAGGAGCACCACGACAACATCGAGCAGAAGATCGAGGACATCGACGCACAGATCGCCGAGCTGGAGGCCCGGCGCCAGACGCTCGCACAACAGCATCCGCGCATCGATTGAGGGCTACTTGCGCATTCCGCCGGATTGCTTGCCTGATCCTCTGAATCTGTGGGGTGTATCGGTTGCGCAATGGGCCTCTGTGCTAGCGTTTCCGGATTGGGGAACAGCGTATTCCCCGCTTCCACAACCGATGATCAGCAGGTGAGCCCATGGAATTACGAATCAACCAGCAGACTTACCAGGTCGAGGCTGACGCCGACACGCCCTTGCTCTGGGTGATCCGCGACGATTTGGGCCTGACCGGCACCAAGTATGGCTGCGGCCTGGCCCAGTGCGGCGCCTGCTCGGTGCTGGTGGACGGCAACGTGGTGCGCGCCTGCGTCACCCCGGTGGCCGGCGTGGTCGGCCGCGAGATCACCACCATCGAGGCCATCGAGCACGATGCCGTGGGCAAACGCGTGGTCGCCGCCTGGGTCGAGCACCAGGTCGCCCAGTGCGGCTACTGCCAGTCCGGCCAGGTGATGGCGGCCACCGCGCTGCTCAAGCACACGCCCAAACCCAGCACTGCGCAGATCGACGCGGCGATGGTCAACCTGTGCCGCTGCGGCACCTACAACGCCATCCATGCCGCCGTGCAGGATCTCGCCGAAGGGGATAAAGCCTGATGAGCACACGCATCGATACCCCCGAAGACTTGCTGAAACTGCCCGCAGGTGAAACTGTCAACCTGTCGCGCCGGCGCTTTCTGGTCGGCACCACCGTGGGCGCGCTGGTGCTCGGCTTCGGCATGCCAGTAGGCGCACCACGCGTACAGGCCGCCAGCGCCCCGGAGCGCGGTACCCAGGTGCCGGCCTTCCTGGAGCTGCGCCCGGACGGCAGCGTGCGCCTGCTCAGCCCATTCATGGAGGGCGGGCAAGGCGTCAACACCGCCATGGCGCAGATCGTCGGCGAGGAACTGGACCTCGATCCTGCCCGCTTCCTGGTCGAAAGCGCGCCCGCCGGCGAAGCCTACGTGGTGATGGAAAACGGCCTGCGCATCACCGGTGGCAGCATGTCGGTACGCATGAGCTACCCGACCATGCGCCGCCTCGGCGCCCTGGCCCGGGCCATGCTGCTGCAAGCCGGCGCCCAGCGGCTGGGCGTGCCGGTGAGCGAGCTGACCACCGAACCGGGCAAGGTAGTGCATGCCGCTTCGGGCCGTTCGCTGGGCTACGGTGAACTGGCCGAAACGGCCATGGACCTGCCGGTGCCGGACCCCGCCAGCGTCACCTTGCGCGACCCCAGCCAGTTCCGCTGGATAGGCAAGCCGGTACAGCGCCTCGACGCCTACGACAAGTCCACCGGCAAGGCCCTCTACAGCATCGACATCAAGGTCGACGGCATGCTCCACGCCGCCGTGCAGCATGCGCCGCGCCTGGGCATGAGCGTCGGCGGCCTGCGCAACGAGGAACAGGTCAAGGCCATGAAGGGCGTGCATTCGGTGCATCAGCTGCCCGGCGCGGTGGCCGTGGTCGCCGAACGCTGGTGGCACGCCAAGCGCGCCGTCGAAGCACTGCAGGTGGACTGGAAGGAGGCGGCTGCCGACAGCCAGGTGCGTGCGATGCCCGCCGATTTTTCCAGCGACGGCTGGCGCGACCACCTGGCCGCCCAGACCGGGCCAAGCCGTGACGAGGAAAACCAGGGCGACGTGGCAGGCGCCCTGGCAGGCGCCAAGACCACGGTCGAGGCCACCTACCACAACCAGTACCTCAACCATGCGCAGCTGGAGCCGCCCTCCGCCACCGCCCGTTTCAATCCCGACGGCAGCCTGGAGGTGTGGCTGCCGAACCAGGCCCAGGACATGTTCCGCGACGACATCGCCAAGCGCACCGGCCTGGACCCGGCGCGGATCACCCTGCACTCGCCGCTGCTCGGCGGCTTCTTCGGCCGCCACTTCCTGTACGACTCGGCCAACCCCTACCCACAGGCCATCGCCCTGGCCAAGGCCGTGGGTCGGCCGGTGAAGCTGATCTGGAGCCGCGAGGAGGAGTTCCTGCGCGATGCCATGCGGCCGATGGCCGTGGTCAAGTTCCGCGCCGGCCTGGACGAAAAAGGCCTGCCGGTGGCCATCGAGGCGATCAGCGCCACCGAAGGCCCGACCGAGTCGCTCGCCGGCAAGCAGGGCGACAAGGTCGACCCCACCGCCCTGGAAGGGCTGTCGGGCAAGGCCTACGCCATCGCCAACAAGCGCACCGCGCAGATCTATGTCAAAGGCCCGGCCATGCTCGGCTACTGGCGTTCGGTGGGCAACTCGCTGAACGACTTCTTCTACGAGTCGTTCCTCGATGAGCTGGCCGACAAGGGCGGCCACGATCCCTTCGAGCTGCGGCTGCAACTGCTGCAGGGCAACCCGCGCCTGACCACCCTGCTGCAGGCGGTGGGCGAGTTGTCCGGTGGCTGGAAACGCGGCCCGTTCACCGCCGAGGACGGCAGCAAGCGCGCCCGTGGCGTGGCCATGGCCTCGCCGTTCGGCTCTGAGGCGGCGGTGATCGCCGAGGTGTCGCTGGAGGGCGGCCAGGTCAGGGTGCACGACATCTGGCAGGCCATCGACCCGGGCAGCATCGTCAACCCGGCGATCATCGAGGCCCAGGTCAACAGCGCGGTGTCCCTGGGCCTGTCCCAGGTGCTGCTGGAGGAATCGGTGTGGCTCAACGGCATGCCACGGGCGCGCAACTACGACCTGTACCCGGTACTGCCGCCGTCGCGCATGGCCCGGGTGCATGTGCGCATCGTCGAGAGCGGGGCGAAGATGGGCGGCATCGGTGAGCCACCGCTGCCGGCGGTGGCGCCCGCGGTGGCCAACGCCGTGGCGCAGCTCACCGGCCAGCGCGTGCGCAGCATGCCCCTGAGCCGCCATACCTTCAGCTGACACGACAAGGACAGCCCATGAACAACCGCCGATTCGCAAGAACCGCAGGCTGGCTGGCCTTGCCGTGCCTGGTCGCGGCAGGCCTGCTGGCCTGGTACGTCACCCGCGAGCCCGCCTCGCCCTTCAGCGCCACGGACAGCGCCGACGCCGCCCTGGTCAGCCGCGGCGAATACGTCGCCCGGCTCAGCGACTGCGTGGCCTGCCACAGCCTGCCGGGCAAGGCGCCGTTTGCCGGCGGCCTGGAAATGGCCACGCCGCTGGGCGCCATCCATGCCACCAACATCACCCCGGACCGCGAGCATGGCATCGGCGCCTACAGCCTGGCCGACTTCGACCGCGCCGTGCGCCAGGGCGTCGCGCCGGGTGGGCGACGGCTCTACCCGGCCATGCCCTACCCATCCTACGTCAAGCTCAGCGACGACGATGTGCGGGCGCTCTACGCGTTCTTCATGAAGGGCGTGCAGCCGGCCGCCGAGGCCAATGTCCCCAGCGACATTCCCTGGCCGCTGAACCTGCGCTGGCCCATCGCCCTGTGGAACGGCCTGTTCGCGCCGACCAGCGCCTATGCGCAGAAGGCCGACCAGGACCCGCTGTGGAATCGCGGCGCCTATATCGTCCAGGGCCCCGGCCACTGCGGCAGTTGCCACACGCCTCGGGGCCTGGCCTTCAACGAGAAGGCCCTGGACGAAAGCGGCGCGCCGTTCCTCGCCGGCGCCCTGCTCGATGGCTGGTACGCGCCGAGCCTGCGCCAGGACCACAACACCGGGCTCGGGCGCTGGAGCGAGCCGGAGATGGTGCAGTTCCTCAAGACCGGGCGGAACAAGCACGCGGTGGTGTACGGCTCGATGACCGAGGCGTTCAACAACTCCACGCAGTTCATGAGCGACGACGACCTGAACGCGATCGCCCGCTACCTCAAGTCACTGCCCGGCGACCCGGGGCGTGACGGTGCACCCTGGCAGTATCAAACGACTGCTGCGCAGCCCGACACACCGGGGGCGCATACCTACGCGACCCGCTGCGCCAGCTGCCATGGCCTGGACGGCAAGGGCCAGGCCGAGTGGATGCCGCCACTGGCGGGCGCCACCTCGATGCTGGCCACGGAGAATGCCTCGGCGATCAACATCACCCTCAACGGCTCGCAGCGCATCGTCGCCGCCGGGGTGCCGGACGCCTACCGCATGCCGGCATTCCGCGAGCAGTTGTCGGACCAGGAGATCGCCCAGGTGCTGAGTTTCGCCCGCAGTGCGTGGGGCAATCACGGCGGCGCGGTAGAGGCCAAGGCGGTGGGCACGTTGCGCGGGCATACCGACCCGGCCAGCAGCAGCCCGATCATCCTGCATATGCGCTGATACCGCTCCCACGGGTAAAGCGCGAGCTACGGACTCACGAGGACACCATGGAAAGCATCGACCTGCTGGTCCTGCGCACCACCCATGACTGGCTCCAGGCCGGCCATCGCGTGCTGCTCGCCACCGTCGCCCGCACCTGGGGTTCGTCGCCGCGCCCGGTCGGCTCGATGATGGCCCTGCGCAACGACGGCCGGGTGGTCGGCAGCGTGTCCGGCGGTTGCATCGAGGACGACCTGATCCACCGCTACACCACCGCCTACGGCGGCCCCGGCCTGCTCGAGGGGGCGCCCGAGGTGATCCGCTACGGCATCAGCGCCGACGACGCCCACCGCTTTGGCCTGCCATGCGGCGGTACGTTGGAACTGATTCTCGAGTTCATGCCCGCCATCGCCTCGTTGCGACACCTGCTGGAGCAGCTCGACAACGGCCAGCTGATGCGTCGCCAGCTGACCCTGGCCGACGGCGCGGTCGAGCTCGAACCCACCGCCACCCCGGAACAGTTCTGCTTCGATGGCCGGCAGATGACCAACACCCTCGGCCCCGGCTACCGCATGCTGCTGATCGGCGCCGGTGCGCTGGCCGAGTACCTGGCGACCATGGCCCTGTTCAACGGCTTCCGGGTGGCGGTGTGCGACCCCCGGCCCGAGCACATGGCCACCTGGTCGGTCGCCGGCGTCGAATACCTGAAGGGCATGCCGGACGATGTGGTACGCGACTTCAAGGCCGATCTGCGCACCTGCATCATCGCCGTCAGCCACGACCCCAAGCTCGACGACCTGGCGCTGCTTGAGGCCCTGCACGGCCCGGCGTTCTACATCGGCGCCATCGGCTCGCGGCGCAACAGCCAGCTGCGCCGCGAGCGGCTGATCGAGCACTTCGGCGAAACCGAACAGTCCCTCGAGCGCCTGCATGGGCCCATTGGCATCTACATCGGCAGCAAGACCCCGGCGGAAATCGCGGTGAGCGTGATGGCCGAAGTGCTGGCGGCCAAGAACGCCGTGAACTTGCCGGGGGCGGTGAGTGTGTCCGGGGCCAAGCGCCAGCGTGACCATCAACCTTTCTAGTGCCTGAACCTGCCGCACACCTGCCAACCAGTGTCTATGCTTCCTCTCGCATGCACCCTCGACCACAAGGAAGACAGGCCAATGAACCCGACCCGCGCCATCGCTCTCACCTCGCTCATCTTTGCCGCCAACCTCACCACCCACGCCGCCGAACTGCCCATCGCCAGTGAGGCGCTGGAAAGCCATGTCACCACCGAAGTGACCAAGATCGACCTGACCAATCGCCAGGTCACGGTGAAGGGTCCCCACGACAAGGACGTGACCTTCCAGCTCACCGAACAGGCCAAGGCCCTGCCCAACCTCAAGGTCGGCGATCAGGTCGACATCTACGTGACCCGCGCCGTGGCCTACGTGCTCAACACCAAGGAAGGCGGCGCACCGAAAGCGTCCGAGGAATCCGGCACTATCCGCGCCACCAAGGACAACCCCAACCCCGGCGGCGAGGCGTTCCGCCAGGTAAAGGTCACCTCGCAGATCAAGAAGATCGACCTCAACACCCATGAGGTCACTCTGCTGCCGCCTGAAGGCAAGGTACAAGTCGTCAAGGTCGAGGACCCGGACCTGCAGGCACGCATGAAGAACCTCAAGGTCGACCAGACCGTCGACGCCATCTATACCGAGATCCTGCGCGTGGAAACCTCGCGCCCAGCCCAGTAAAACCTTTGGCCGGCCTGCGCATCGAACATCATGTGAGCCCTTTCCCCCTTCAGGAGGTTTTCCATGGCGATGCGCCTGGCCGTGCCATTTTACTGCTGCCTCACCCTCGCGTTCACGGGCTGCACCAGCGCCCGCGACGAGCCGCCGCCTACCACGCAACAGATAGAACTGCAGCGCTACCAGGGCACCTGGTACGAACTGGCGCGCCTGCCGATGTTCTTCCAGCGCAACTGCGTGCAATCCGAGGCCCATTACGGCCTGCGCGAGGACGGTCGTATCGATGTGACCAATCGCTGCCTGGAGAAGGACGGCCAGTGGAATGAGGCCCACGGCCTCGCCGAGCCACAGGTGGCCGGGCGCACCGACAAGCTCTGGGTGCGCTTCGACAACTGGTTCAGCCGCCTGGCCCCCGGCCTGACCAAGGGCGAGTACTGGGTGCTCTACCACGACCCGGACTATCGCGTGGCGCTGGTCGGCCATCCGAACCGCGAGTACCTGTGGCTGCTGTCGCGCTCACCGACCGTCAGTGCCCAGACCCGAGAACAGCTGCTGGAGCTGGCACGCCAGCAGGGCTATCCCACCGACCAACTGATCTGGCGCCAGCCAGCCCCCCAGTGACGGCCGCCATCCGCCCCTGTAAGGTGAGCCACCCGGCTCACCCAAAGGATTGCATGCAATGATCACCTGCCACCTCAAGTACATCATCGACCCCTACCAGATCCCAGCCTTCGAGGCCTATGGCAAGCTGTGGATCGGCCTGGTCAACCGCATGGGCGGCACCCACCACGGCTACTTCCTGCCCAGCGAAGGCGCCAACAATGTCGCCTACGCCCTGTTCAGCTTCCCCAGCCTGGCGGCCTACGAGCAGTACCGCACTGCCTCGGAAACCGACCCGGAATGCATCGCCGCCTTCGCCCTGGCCAGCGAGCAACGCTTCATCCTCAGTTACGAACGCAACTTCCTGCGCCCTGTGCTCGACTGAGCCAGGGTCATTTGCGCCACATCACAGCTCTTTTATCAGTTGGTCGGGGCGTGTGCCGCCGTGAACCATGCCCTGTGCCGGGCTTGCTTCATGGCGGCAGCCGACCAGGTTCACAAAACAACATAATCTCCCAGCGAAACCGGTATTTTTTCTGTAACGAAAATGTAAAATTCGTTTTCGCATACCTATAACAAGTTGGGAGCTTCACATGTTTGCCTTCTTCCGCCCTGCCGCGCACCAGGCGCCGCTGCCCGACGAGCGCGTCGACAGCACCTATCGCCGCCTGCGCTGGCAAATCTTCGCCGGGATCTTCTTCGGCTACGCCGGCTACTACCTGCTGCGCAAGAACTTCTCACTGGCCATGCCCTACCTGATCGAGGAAGAGGGCTACACGCGCGGCCAGCTGGGCGTGGCGATTTCCGCCATCGCCATCGCCTACGGCCTGTCCAAGTTCCTCATGGGCCTGGTCTCGGACCGCTCCAACCCGCGCTACTTCCTGCCCTTCGGCCTGCTGATCTCGGCCGGGGTGATGTTCATTTTCGGTTTCGCGCATTGGGCCACGTCCAGCGTGACGATCATGTTCGTGCTGCTGTTCATCAATGGCTGGGCCCAGGGCATGGGCTGGCCGCCGAGCGGGCGAACCATGGTGCACTGGTGGTCGCAGAAGGAGCGCGGTGGCGTGGTGTCGGTGTGGAACGTCGCTCACAACGTCGGCGGCGGCCTGATCGGCCCGCTGTTCCTGCTGGGCCTGGGCTGGACCAACGACTGGCATGCCGCCTTCTACGTGCCCGCCGCCGTGGCCGTGCTGGTGGCTGTGTTCGCCTTCGCCACCATGCGCGATACCCCGCAGTCGGTCGGCCTGCCGCCGGTCGAGCAGTACAAGAACGACTACCCCGAAGGCTACGACGAGAGCCACGAGCAGGAATTCAGCGCCAAGCAGATCTTCGTCGAGTACGTGCTGCGCAACAAGCTGCTGTGGTACATCGCCATGGCCAACGTGTTCGTCTACCTGCTGCGCTACGGCGTGCTCGACTGGGCGCCGACCTACCTGAAGGAAGCCAAGCACTTCAGCGTCGACACCACCTCGTGGGCCTACTTCTTCTATGAGTGGGCCGGCATTCCCGGCACCCTGCTGTGCGGCTGGATGTCCGACAAGATCTTCCGCGGCAACCGTGGCCTGACGGGGATCGTATTCATGGCCCTGGTGACCGTCGCCACCCTGGTCTACTGGCTCAACCCGCCAGGCAACCCGACCGTCGACATGATCGCGCTGTTCGCCATCGGCTTCCTGATCTACGGGCCGGTGATGCTGATCGGCCTGCAGGCGCTGGAGCTGGCGCCGAAGAAAGCCGCCGGTACCGCAGCCGGCTTCACCGGGCTGTTCGGCTACCTGGGCGGTTCGGTCGCGGCCAGCGCGGCGATGGGTTACACCGTCGACCACTTCGGCTGGGACGGCGGCTTCGTGCTGCTGGTGAGCGCGTGCGTGCTGGCGATCGCGTTCATGGTGCCGACCCTTTGGCACAGCAAGGCGGCAAGTGCAGGTCGCGAGGCGATCGCCTGATAGCCCCCTGAACCGGCGACACGTACCGTAACGACACTGCCTGGACGACCAGGCGGTGTCGCGGTCGCCTCCTGAAGGAGCGTCCTTACTCCGCCCGGAAACTCCAGACAATCTCGACCACTCGCGACGCCAGGATGAGATAGAGCAGGCACAGGATGACCTGCAGTACCGTGTGGTATGGCAACTTCGCCAGACGATGCAGCGTGTCGCTGATGTTCAACAGCAACAGCAACGCCGACACCAGGATCAACCCCCAGCCGGTGAAACTGGACACCCACAAACCCAACAGCATCTGCTGGTTGCCATGGATCGCCTCGGTGCCCGCGGCGAACAGCAGCGCGCACACCAGCAAGTTCTTGAAGTTGTCGAAGACCTTGTTACTGAGGTCCGCATCCAACAGTGCGAGGTACCTTCGCCACAGTCTGCGCATAGCTTCCCCATGAATTCGGATCATCAGCAGGTGTCAGGGACACGCAAGCGCGCCTGACGCCCGGGCCAGGCCGCAACGGCGTCTTGCCCTAGCGCTTGGCGTTCTTCTTGACGATAGCCTTCATTCGCGAAGCCGCCCGCTGCACGGTCGCCATCTTCTCCGGGCGCTTCATGCCCCGCCATTTGCGAATCTCATCCCGGGTTCGGCCACAGCTCACGCACAGTTCGCCATTGAGTTGGCACAGCGAGACGCAGGGGTTGTCGATGTCCTTGGCCATGGGGCGCTCCAATATCGGGGGGCGCATGATAACGATTCGACAATCGCCCTTGAACCGGCCAGTCCCTAGGGCGCGGCTCCCTGCGCGCCGATTAATCGCTACTTCCCATCCAAAGCCTCTAAAATGCCGCTTCCAGCCTGAACGGAATCAAGCGATGCCCGCCTCCCTGATGCGCCCCTCTCACGCCCCTCTGCTCGCGCCAGGGGAAACCGTGCTGCTGTTCGATGGTGTATGCAAGCTGTGCAACGGCTGGGCGACGTTCGTTATCCGCCACGATCGCCACCAACGTATCCGCCTGGCCACGGTGCAGTCAGCCGAAGGCCAGGCATTGCTGGCCTGGGCAGGCCTGCCCGTGATGGCGTTCGACACCATGGCGGTCATTCGTGACAACCACTACTGGGTGCGCTCCGAGGCATTCTTCGAGGTAGTACGCCAACTGCCCGGCGCCTGGCCACTGCTGCGCATGCTGCGTCTCTGCCCTCGCAGGTTGCGGGACGGGTTGTACGATCGTGTGGCGCTCAACCGCTATCGGCTGTTCGGCCGATATGAGCAATGCCTGATGCCCAGCCCAGACCATCAACGTCGTTTTCTCGGGCAGCAGCCATGAACCGTCTTCACCAGGTCCACTGGCTGGCCCGCGCCACCTGGTTGTCACAGGTGTGCCGTGGCCATCGCCCAGCCAGCGCGGCCGTGCATGAGCATCGACAGCACTTCGGCGCAGAACGTCGAAAAGGTGGTCAGCCCGCCGCAAAAACCCGTGGTGATCAGCAGCCGCCAGGCCGGATCGAGATTGGGGAAGCGCAAAAAGAAGGCCATCGCGCCGCCGATGACGAAACCACCGACGAGGTTGACCAGCAAGGTGCCCAACGGCATCCCGGGAAACAGCGAGTTCAGGCGCAGGCCAAGGATCCAGCGCAATACGCAACCGACACTGCCACCGACGACAACGGAAATGAACGAGAGGTACATCGACTAGCTCAAGGAAAGGTCCGAAAGACCCCCATGGAGAGAGACAGGCACAGGCCTACGCGCCCTCCAATGGGGTTGCGCAGGCATCATCAGCGCTGAGGCGGTTCAAGGAGGAATGCCATCTCCTGAGGAGCGATGCTACGGGTCGAAACCTTCGCTTGGCAACATTTCGATGCAAAAATGCAACACAACCCTTCGACTGCACAGCTAGAATGGTCGCCTGGCGTGTGCTGCGTGCGCCCGGGAGCCTTCCCGAATACGGAGAACATTCATTTGTTTTCCGTGAGATCCGTCCATGTTGCACGCATGCCTCCATTCCCCATGGCCCTTCCTGCCCCGTGTCCTCACGGCGTGGGTCGTTGCGCCGCATTTTCCATCCTTCTTCTCGCCCTTCGCCGCAGTGGCCCGTCTTGCCCGGAGCCAGCGTCCCGCCGTGCCCGTTGCCCGTCGCGACACTGCCACCGCGAGGGTGATGCCATGAACGAGGAGCGTTATATGACCGCACCCCTTCCACCCCTCAAGCCGCGCTCGATGCTGCGGCACCTGCTGGCCACAGAGGCGGCCGGTGGCGTCTTGCTGATGTTCACCGCCGCGCTGGCCATCGTCATCGCCAACAGCCCCTGGGCCAGCGCCTACCAGCACCTGCTGCACCTGCCCGTCGGCCCGGTGCTGACCGACAAGCTCGGCCCAATGACCGTGCACATGTGGATCAACGATGGCCTGATGGCGATCTTCTTCCTGCTGGTGGGCCTGGAGATCAAGCGCGAGCTGGTCGACGGTCGCCTGGCCAGTTGGGAGCAGCGCCGCCTGCCGGCCCTGCCGGCACTGATGGGCATGGCCGTGCCGGCGCTCATCTACCTGGCGGTGTCCCGTGGCGAGCCGGGCCTGGCAGACGGCTGGGCGATCCCGGCCGCCACCGACATCGCCTTCGCCGTCGGCGCCCTGGCCCTGCTCGGCCGGCATGCGCCGCTGTCGCTCAAGGTGATGCTGGTGTCGGTGGCGATCATCGACGACATGGGTGCGGTGGCGATCATCGCCGTGTTCTACACCTCGTCGCTGAACCTGCTGGCCCTGGCCGGCGCCGCCGGCATCGTCGCGGTGCTGCTGGCCTGCAACCGCCTGCGCGTGGTCAGCCTGTGGCCCTACCTGATCGGCGTGGCCGCACTGTGGTACGTGACCCTGCTGTCGGGCGTTCACGCCACCATCGCCGGCGTGGTCGGCGCCCTGCTGATCCCCTACAGCACCGGCGGCAGCGAGGCCCGCGAAGCCAGCCCGCTGCTCAAGCTGGAGCATGGCCTGGCGCCCTGGGTCGGCTTCCTCATCGTGCCAGCCTTCGGCTTCGCCAACGCCGGCGTGTCGTTCGGCAATCTGGGCCTGAGCGACATCTTCGCTCCATTGCCACTGGCCATCGCCCTGGGCCTGCTGCTGGGCAAGCAGCTGGGCGTGTTCGGCGGCGTGCTGCTGGCGGTCAAGACCGGCCTGGCCAGCAAGCCCCATGGCGCCAGTTGGCTGCAGATCTACGGCGTGGCGATGCTGTGCGGCATCGGCTTCACCATGAGCCTGTTCATCGGCGAGTTGGCCTTCCCCGGCCAGGCCGATAAGATCGACGCAGCCAAGATCGGCATCCTGCTGGGCTCGCTGCTGTCGGCGGTGATCGCCTGCCTGATCCTGCGCTTCGCGCCCAAACCGGCGGATTGATGCAAGCGCTCGGGGCTGCCTGGCAGCCCCGTTCAATCTACTGGTAACTGAACTTGCGTGGGCTTGCCCGGCGATCGTTTTTTCAGCGCCACGCGGAACCTGCAGCCCACCTCACCCCCGCACCACCGACACCCCGCCATCCACCACCATGGCCGCCCCGGTCATGAAACTCGATGCCTCCGACG
This window of the Pseudomonas mosselii genome carries:
- the crcB gene encoding fluoride efflux transporter CrcB; its protein translation is MYLSFISVVVGGSVGCVLRWILGLRLNSLFPGMPLGTLLVNLVGGFVIGGAMAFFLRFPNLDPAWRLLITTGFCGGLTTFSTFCAEVLSMLMHGRAGWAMATAHL
- the glpT gene encoding glycerol-3-phosphate transporter, whose amino-acid sequence is MFAFFRPAAHQAPLPDERVDSTYRRLRWQIFAGIFFGYAGYYLLRKNFSLAMPYLIEEEGYTRGQLGVAISAIAIAYGLSKFLMGLVSDRSNPRYFLPFGLLISAGVMFIFGFAHWATSSVTIMFVLLFINGWAQGMGWPPSGRTMVHWWSQKERGGVVSVWNVAHNVGGGLIGPLFLLGLGWTNDWHAAFYVPAAVAVLVAVFAFATMRDTPQSVGLPPVEQYKNDYPEGYDESHEQEFSAKQIFVEYVLRNKLLWYIAMANVFVYLLRYGVLDWAPTYLKEAKHFSVDTTSWAYFFYEWAGIPGTLLCGWMSDKIFRGNRGLTGIVFMALVTVATLVYWLNPPGNPTVDMIALFAIGFLIYGPVMLIGLQALELAPKKAAGTAAGFTGLFGYLGGSVAASAAMGYTVDHFGWDGGFVLLVSACVLAIAFMVPTLWHSKAASAGREAIA
- a CDS encoding thiol-disulfide oxidoreductase DCC family protein, which codes for MPASLMRPSHAPLLAPGETVLLFDGVCKLCNGWATFVIRHDRHQRIRLATVQSAEGQALLAWAGLPVMAFDTMAVIRDNHYWVRSEAFFEVVRQLPGAWPLLRMLRLCPRRLRDGLYDRVALNRYRLFGRYEQCLMPSPDHQRRFLGQQP
- a CDS encoding DUF1289 domain-containing protein, which produces MAKDIDNPCVSLCQLNGELCVSCGRTRDEIRKWRGMKRPEKMATVQRAASRMKAIVKKNAKR
- the nhaA gene encoding Na+/H+ antiporter NhaA; translated protein: MTAPLPPLKPRSMLRHLLATEAAGGVLLMFTAALAIVIANSPWASAYQHLLHLPVGPVLTDKLGPMTVHMWINDGLMAIFFLLVGLEIKRELVDGRLASWEQRRLPALPALMGMAVPALIYLAVSRGEPGLADGWAIPAATDIAFAVGALALLGRHAPLSLKVMLVSVAIIDDMGAVAIIAVFYTSSLNLLALAGAAGIVAVLLACNRLRVVSLWPYLIGVAALWYVTLLSGVHATIAGVVGALLIPYSTGGSEAREASPLLKLEHGLAPWVGFLIVPAFGFANAGVSFGNLGLSDIFAPLPLAIALGLLLGKQLGVFGGVLLAVKTGLASKPHGASWLQIYGVAMLCGIGFTMSLFIGELAFPGQADKIDAAKIGILLGSLLSAVIACLILRFAPKPAD